From Streptomyces qinzhouensis, one genomic window encodes:
- a CDS encoding sporulation protein, with amino-acid sequence MASTKDRRGDPNEDLARLVKQAGASHKSLAAQVNKIGSAAGVPLRYEHTSVARWVNLGMIPRGRTPEFLAAALGERLGRAVSVDEIGMYSRSGGNPDVGLDFARDPVDAIRVAATYWRTVDRSRRRLVSNGFAIAAFATPVTRWLAKPTDAPTAHEGGRQVGRSDLDELWKAADEARLWDSRFGGGNWKAGSVTECLRLSAAPLLTGTYTETIGRELFAATAELSRVVGWSAVDTGHHAVAQRHFVQALRLARAAGNVESGCYVLATMALQAFLRGYPEQAADLAEGAYERGLGHAAPRVLAFAKLAEARAHGRTGNAKAAKAALGRTEELLDSIRPGSHDPEQLAYMTHARLAADATEVHRDLNDPKGAFIWNELAEPMPADRFTRATGIRMAVLATSHLQNRELERGLTAANTSLRILSNVHSARAHSYLHDVTRALTPWKRHPEVAVLIQRTRTELPAAA; translated from the coding sequence GTGGCATCCACGAAGGACCGCCGGGGCGATCCCAACGAGGATCTGGCCAGGCTCGTCAAACAGGCCGGCGCGAGCCACAAGTCCCTGGCCGCGCAGGTCAACAAGATCGGGTCCGCGGCGGGTGTTCCACTCCGGTATGAGCACACCAGTGTCGCCAGATGGGTGAATCTCGGAATGATCCCGCGCGGCCGGACGCCCGAGTTTCTGGCCGCTGCGCTGGGTGAACGCCTCGGCAGAGCGGTGAGCGTGGACGAGATCGGCATGTACAGCAGGTCGGGCGGAAACCCTGACGTGGGATTGGATTTCGCCCGCGACCCCGTCGATGCGATCCGCGTCGCCGCGACCTACTGGAGAACCGTGGACCGCTCCCGCCGTCGACTCGTCAGCAACGGCTTCGCCATCGCCGCCTTCGCCACCCCCGTCACCCGCTGGCTGGCCAAGCCGACCGACGCCCCAACCGCGCACGAAGGCGGTCGGCAGGTCGGCCGGAGCGACCTCGACGAACTGTGGAAAGCCGCCGATGAAGCCCGCCTGTGGGACTCCCGCTTCGGAGGCGGGAACTGGAAGGCCGGCTCCGTCACCGAGTGCCTGCGCCTGAGCGCCGCACCACTGCTGACCGGCACCTATACCGAGACCATCGGGCGTGAGCTGTTCGCAGCGACCGCTGAGCTGTCCCGGGTTGTGGGCTGGTCAGCGGTCGACACCGGCCACCACGCCGTCGCCCAACGCCACTTCGTCCAGGCCCTGCGCCTGGCACGAGCGGCGGGCAACGTGGAGAGCGGCTGCTACGTGCTGGCCACCATGGCCCTCCAAGCCTTCCTGCGTGGCTACCCCGAACAAGCCGCCGACCTGGCCGAAGGAGCTTACGAACGCGGTCTCGGACACGCCGCACCACGGGTACTGGCCTTCGCCAAACTGGCCGAAGCCCGCGCCCACGGGCGCACCGGAAACGCCAAGGCGGCTAAAGCCGCACTCGGTCGAACCGAAGAGCTACTCGACTCCATCCGGCCAGGCAGCCACGACCCCGAACAGCTCGCCTACATGACCCACGCTCGGCTCGCCGCCGACGCCACCGAAGTACACCGCGACCTCAACGACCCCAAGGGCGCGTTCATCTGGAACGAGCTGGCCGAACCCATGCCGGCGGACCGCTTCACCCGTGCCACCGGCATCCGCATGGCCGTCCTGGCCACCAGCCACCTCCAGAACCGCGAACTCGAACGCGGCCTCACCGCCGCGAACACCTCGCTGCGCATCCTCAGCAACGTCCACTCCGCCCGCGCCCACAGCTACCTCCACGACGTCACCCGCGCCCTCACACCCTGGAAGCGGCACCCCGAGGTTGCCGTCCTCATCCAGCGCACGCGCACCGAGCTCCCCGCCGCAGCCTGA
- a CDS encoding UDP-N-acetylglucosamine--N-acetylmuramyl-(pentapeptide) pyrophosphoryl-undecaprenol N-acetylglucosamine transferase, with protein MNTSSVLPRSFRLLVTGGGTGGHTYPALTAIRTLQGRLAAAGSTLDVLWIGTANGLEARVAPAEGIPFRTVATGKIRRSANPLKMLSAANVKDMVRVPLGVAQARSIVSGFQPDVVLATGGYVAVPAGLAARLCRVPLVLHEQTVRLGLANRKLASSATRIAVSSESSLALLPAEVRERAVVTGNPVRPEVLGGHPDKAVEALALYGFERRLPTVYVTGGAQGAQQINGIVRDVLPWLLSHANVIHQCGPANVDELRSAAAGLDPTLAGRYHLCGFVGPELPDVLALADVVVSRSGAGTLAELTALGKPAVFVPLATSAGNEQAHNARHLADAGAALALLGEVTGQALQNAVGPLLTAPARRTAMAEQARAHGRPDAANRLVDVVLSAASR; from the coding sequence GTGAACACTTCCTCCGTCCTCCCGCGTTCGTTCCGGCTGCTCGTGACGGGCGGAGGCACTGGCGGTCACACCTACCCGGCCCTGACGGCGATCCGTACGCTGCAAGGTCGCCTGGCAGCTGCGGGCAGCACTCTTGATGTTCTGTGGATCGGGACGGCGAATGGTCTCGAAGCCCGGGTCGCTCCGGCGGAGGGCATCCCCTTCAGGACGGTGGCCACGGGGAAGATCCGCCGCTCGGCGAATCCGCTGAAGATGCTGTCCGCCGCGAATGTGAAGGACATGGTGAGGGTGCCGCTGGGCGTGGCTCAGGCCCGGTCGATCGTGTCGGGCTTCCAGCCGGACGTGGTCCTCGCGACGGGAGGGTATGTCGCGGTCCCGGCCGGGCTGGCCGCGCGGCTGTGCCGCGTTCCGCTGGTCCTGCACGAGCAGACCGTCCGGCTCGGGCTGGCCAACCGCAAGCTCGCGAGTTCGGCGACGCGTATCGCGGTCTCCTCGGAGTCCTCGCTGGCGCTGCTGCCCGCCGAGGTGCGCGAACGCGCGGTCGTCACCGGGAACCCGGTGCGGCCGGAAGTGCTGGGCGGCCACCCGGACAAGGCGGTCGAGGCGCTGGCCCTGTACGGATTCGAGCGGCGCCTTCCCACCGTCTACGTCACCGGCGGCGCTCAGGGCGCCCAGCAGATCAACGGTATTGTCCGTGACGTACTGCCGTGGCTGCTGAGTCATGCGAACGTGATCCACCAGTGCGGTCCGGCGAATGTGGACGAACTCCGATCGGCCGCCGCCGGGCTCGACCCGACCCTCGCCGGCCGCTACCACCTATGCGGTTTCGTCGGGCCGGAGCTGCCGGATGTGCTGGCGCTGGCCGATGTCGTGGTGTCCCGGAGCGGCGCCGGAACGCTGGCGGAGCTGACCGCGCTCGGCAAGCCCGCGGTGTTCGTCCCGCTCGCCACGTCGGCCGGGAACGAGCAGGCTCACAACGCCCGGCACCTGGCCGACGCGGGAGCGGCACTCGCCCTCCTCGGCGAGGTCACCGGCCAAGCCCTGCAGAATGCGGTCGGCCCACTTCTGACCGCCCCCGCCCGCCGGACGGCAATGGCGGAGCAGGCCCGGGCACACGGGCGACCGGATGCGGCGAACAGGCTCGTGGACGTGGTGCTGTCCGCCGCATCTCGCTGA
- a CDS encoding DegT/DnrJ/EryC1/StrS family aminotransferase: MTASARPDARRNASPYLHGRETAAVARVLEGGQYGHTDVTEEFEWRIADFLGVPEAVAVASGTAALHTALLAAGIGPGHEVIVPSMTFCATVQAILAVGAAPHFVDIDPVTLCVSDHLVMDAVTDRTAAVMPVLFGGRPVDLSAVQEELDERGVAVIEDAAHAFGSRHATRRVGASGALTCFSFGPIKNLTCGQGGMVIPRTPAEADMIRRLRILGVVQSQGERANTTSYRVEGFGLRYQLSAINAAIGLVQLDGFQVAEDTRRHLWRTYRDALAPLDGVTLVDVDVDHAVPHLCQVRVPHRDKVFADLRGRDIGVGVHYPPNHLQPAFAAWQRSLSATERAGGEILSLPFHQHLSETDIDLVVTALEQALKSVGGL; this comes from the coding sequence GTGACCGCATCAGCGAGGCCCGATGCCCGGCGCAACGCGAGCCCGTACCTGCACGGGCGGGAGACCGCGGCCGTCGCCCGGGTCCTGGAGGGCGGGCAGTACGGACACACCGACGTCACCGAGGAGTTCGAGTGGCGAATCGCAGACTTCCTCGGCGTCCCCGAGGCCGTGGCCGTCGCCTCCGGCACCGCAGCCCTTCACACCGCGTTGCTCGCCGCCGGGATCGGCCCCGGCCACGAGGTGATCGTGCCCTCCATGACATTCTGCGCGACCGTGCAGGCCATCCTGGCTGTCGGCGCGGCCCCGCACTTCGTCGACATCGACCCCGTCACCCTGTGCGTCAGCGATCACCTCGTCATGGACGCCGTCACCGACAGGACCGCCGCTGTCATGCCGGTCCTGTTCGGCGGTCGGCCCGTCGACCTCTCCGCGGTCCAGGAGGAGCTCGACGAACGAGGCGTTGCCGTCATCGAGGACGCGGCGCACGCATTCGGCTCCCGTCACGCAACACGCCGTGTCGGGGCGAGCGGGGCACTGACCTGCTTCTCGTTCGGGCCGATCAAGAACCTCACCTGCGGCCAGGGCGGCATGGTCATTCCCCGCACACCCGCGGAAGCCGACATGATTCGTCGGCTCCGGATCTTGGGTGTGGTCCAGTCACAGGGCGAGCGCGCGAACACCACCAGCTACCGCGTGGAGGGCTTTGGCCTGCGCTACCAGCTCTCCGCCATTAACGCCGCCATCGGGCTGGTCCAGCTCGACGGTTTTCAGGTTGCCGAGGATACCCGCCGCCACCTGTGGCGAACCTACCGCGACGCCCTCGCTCCGCTGGACGGTGTGACGCTCGTGGACGTGGACGTGGACCACGCTGTTCCGCACTTGTGCCAGGTCCGCGTCCCTCACCGCGACAAGGTGTTCGCCGACCTCCGGGGCCGGGACATAGGGGTGGGTGTCCACTACCCGCCCAACCACCTCCAACCGGCGTTCGCCGCCTGGCAGCGCTCTCTGTCGGCCACCGAGCGAGCTGGTGGGGAGATCCTCAGTCTGCCATTCCACCAGCACCTCAGCGAGACGGACATCGACCTCGTGGTGACCGCGCTTGAACAGGCCCTCAAATCCGTCGGAGGATTGTGA
- a CDS encoding XRE family transcriptional regulator yields the protein MRRRRLLRGVAVTAAAAAGFAHPAGSPRPDTDAAVGDALVAGLRDAMLGIGARPPGTEIPDALLERALAAFHACDYTALAVLLPGAIRAGHAEGTGTGLARAYTLATRMLVKLDEQQLGWMAADRARQYAGSTGDPMQSAEAARQLAVLARRAGWHDQALSIALSAADDPALRTAGPDGAAQRGLLVQSAAYTAARAGDADGMRELTGEAAAIATALRGTTRLRHHGGGFSPATVQLHLVSAENSAGDPGRALTAAEALIPQQLPTVERQARYFSDVATAYAALGRRADCVRALLAAERMAPQETHTRPAVRTMVQGLLVSGRTTTELRGLAARSGLNF from the coding sequence GTGAGGCGACGACGCCTGCTGAGGGGCGTGGCGGTCACGGCCGCTGCCGCAGCCGGTTTTGCCCACCCCGCCGGAAGCCCGCGGCCCGACACCGACGCCGCCGTCGGTGACGCCTTGGTGGCCGGACTCCGCGACGCCATGCTCGGCATCGGCGCCCGCCCGCCCGGTACGGAAATCCCGGACGCGCTTTTGGAGCGGGCGCTCGCGGCGTTTCACGCCTGCGACTACACCGCGCTGGCAGTCCTGCTTCCGGGCGCCATCCGCGCCGGCCATGCCGAGGGAACCGGCACCGGCCTCGCCCGCGCCTACACGCTCGCCACCCGGATGCTCGTGAAGTTGGACGAGCAGCAGTTGGGGTGGATGGCCGCCGACCGCGCCCGCCAGTACGCGGGCTCGACCGGCGACCCGATGCAGTCCGCGGAGGCCGCCCGGCAGCTCGCCGTGCTGGCGCGCCGCGCCGGTTGGCACGACCAAGCGTTGTCCATCGCGCTATCCGCCGCCGACGACCCCGCGCTTCGCACGGCCGGTCCGGACGGCGCAGCCCAACGCGGCCTCCTCGTCCAATCCGCCGCCTACACCGCCGCCCGTGCCGGTGACGCCGACGGGATGCGGGAGCTGACCGGCGAGGCCGCGGCCATCGCCACTGCGCTGCGCGGCACAACGCGGCTCCGCCACCACGGCGGCGGCTTCTCCCCCGCCACCGTCCAACTCCACCTCGTCTCGGCCGAGAACTCGGCGGGTGACCCCGGCCGCGCCCTGACGGCCGCCGAGGCTCTGATCCCCCAACAGCTTCCGACGGTGGAGCGACAGGCCCGCTACTTCAGCGACGTGGCCACCGCCTACGCGGCATTGGGTCGGCGCGCCGACTGCGTGCGCGCCCTCTTGGCCGCCGAACGCATGGCCCCGCAGGAGACCCACACCAGGCCGGCCGTGCGCACCATGGTCCAGGGCCTTCTCGTCTCGGGCCGGACCACGACCGAGCTGCGGGGCTTGGCCGCTCGCTCCGGTCTCAACTTCTGA
- the rfbB gene encoding dTDP-glucose 4,6-dehydratase: MYEVLVTGGAGFIGSHFVRRILRRDDVSRVTVLDALTYAGHPENLGQAFLDPRLTFVHGNILDGPLVDELMARNTAVVHFAAESHVDRSLTTADNFLTTNVLGTQTLAASAGRHGIAKFVHVSTDEVYGSLAEGSASEDDPVQPSVPYAASKAASDLVALSHFQTYGLPVCVTRSSNNYGPHQFPEKVIPLFTTRLLRGEKVTLHGQGQHVRNWLHVEDNCAGIELVLCEGKPGEIYNLGGGTDLTVRDLTVKLLVLCGKDRDSVTFIPDRQANDLRYSMLWEKIAALGFRPARELDEGLAETVDWYRRNPDRWAPLTCTPYAVRTTAAIAPTGEGAHVH, from the coding sequence ATGTACGAAGTCCTCGTCACCGGCGGTGCCGGCTTCATCGGTTCGCACTTCGTCCGGCGGATCCTGCGCCGGGACGACGTGTCCAGGGTGACCGTGCTGGACGCGCTCACCTATGCGGGTCACCCCGAGAATCTGGGGCAGGCCTTCCTCGACCCGAGGCTGACCTTCGTTCACGGCAACATCCTCGACGGCCCCCTCGTCGACGAGCTCATGGCCCGGAATACGGCCGTCGTCCACTTCGCCGCCGAATCCCACGTCGACCGCTCCCTCACCACGGCTGACAACTTCCTCACGACGAACGTCCTGGGCACGCAGACCCTCGCTGCCTCCGCCGGCCGCCACGGGATCGCCAAGTTCGTGCACGTCTCGACGGACGAGGTGTACGGCTCGCTCGCCGAAGGCTCGGCGAGCGAGGACGACCCCGTGCAGCCCAGCGTCCCGTACGCCGCGTCGAAGGCCGCCAGCGACCTCGTGGCCCTGAGTCACTTCCAGACCTACGGCCTGCCCGTCTGCGTGACGCGCAGCTCGAACAACTACGGTCCCCACCAGTTCCCCGAGAAGGTCATCCCCCTCTTCACGACCCGCCTCCTGCGGGGCGAGAAGGTGACCTTGCACGGCCAGGGGCAGCATGTGCGGAACTGGCTGCATGTCGAGGACAACTGCGCCGGCATCGAACTCGTGCTCTGTGAGGGGAAGCCCGGCGAGATCTACAACCTGGGCGGCGGTACCGACCTCACCGTCCGGGACCTGACCGTCAAGCTCCTCGTCCTGTGCGGCAAGGACAGGGACTCGGTGACCTTCATTCCCGACCGGCAGGCCAACGACCTGCGGTACTCGATGCTCTGGGAAAAGATCGCTGCTCTCGGCTTCAGGCCGGCCCGCGAACTCGACGAGGGCCTGGCCGAGACCGTCGACTGGTACCGGCGCAACCCCGACCGCTGGGCGCCGCTGACGTGCACCCCCTACGCGGTCCGCACCACGGCCGCGATCGCACCCACCGGAGAGGGAGCTCATGTCCACTGA
- a CDS encoding low molecular weight phosphotyrosine protein phosphatase: protein MRKLLTVCLGNYCRSPLAQVALTRRGGTAVTVRSAGLIGNWKDQPANPSMINAARRLGLDLTHHRGQQITLEDLDWADDVLAMDAAVLGTLRAIDGGHNTHKLRLYLPGRDVPDPMSQDQNTFNDCAVVIEAGTALHVGQRRS, encoded by the coding sequence ATGCGCAAGCTGCTGACCGTGTGCCTGGGGAACTACTGCCGAAGCCCGCTCGCTCAGGTCGCGCTCACCCGCAGGGGCGGGACGGCGGTGACGGTCCGTTCCGCCGGGCTGATCGGCAATTGGAAGGACCAGCCCGCCAACCCGTCCATGATCAACGCAGCCCGGCGTCTCGGGCTCGATCTCACTCACCACCGCGGACAGCAGATCACCCTGGAGGACTTGGACTGGGCGGACGACGTCCTGGCGATGGACGCCGCTGTCCTCGGCACGCTCCGCGCGATCGACGGCGGGCACAACACTCACAAGCTCCGCTTGTATCTCCCCGGCCGCGACGTCCCCGACCCGATGAGTCAGGACCAGAACACGTTCAACGACTGTGCCGTGGTGATTGAGGCAGGCACGGCCCTGCACGTCGGGCAACGCCGCTCGTAG
- a CDS encoding Imm21 family immunity protein: MGGPLIVVPVSALAAWHGCTETGVMAGDATAPDDYDRACAMDDLAGVIAVGENGAQALVLADEPATSCYLPEHRAFLRWLAASAEAELTAAAEAVLVDPATEWEECGTWLSDGPATLMDSAVAGSELDIEYPGGGKPAQASVSLPTGRWRIRATHTKADKENWVGLVQILPIES; encoded by the coding sequence ATGGGCGGGCCCTTGATCGTCGTCCCCGTCTCCGCGTTGGCTGCATGGCATGGGTGTACGGAGACCGGGGTCATGGCAGGGGACGCCACCGCTCCAGACGACTACGACCGGGCCTGCGCGATGGACGATCTGGCCGGTGTGATCGCTGTTGGCGAGAACGGCGCGCAGGCACTGGTGCTGGCGGACGAGCCGGCCACCAGCTGTTATCTGCCTGAGCATCGGGCCTTCCTGCGGTGGCTTGCCGCCAGCGCCGAAGCCGAGCTGACAGCGGCGGCCGAGGCCGTCCTCGTAGACCCCGCCACCGAGTGGGAGGAGTGCGGCACGTGGTTGTCAGATGGTCCAGCCACACTCATGGACTCCGCCGTAGCAGGGTCCGAGCTGGACATCGAGTATCCCGGCGGCGGGAAGCCCGCCCAGGCATCGGTTTCGCTGCCCACTGGCCGCTGGAGGATTCGAGCCACCCATACCAAGGCGGACAAAGAGAACTGGGTCGGCCTGGTCCAGATCCTGCCCATCGAATCTTGA
- a CDS encoding amidohydrolase, producing MAAADIVLTGAAVRTLDPSRPYADAVAVKDGLIVAVGGAADLREWQGPGTETVELAGATLVPGLTDAHSHPVWGLELASGTDLSAVTDLAALRVALRGAERREGWVLAWGLNHNAFGGREPHHALIEEALDGAPAFIRLYDGHSVLVSAAGLRAAGIHGPREFVQRASVVCDAEGRPTGHLIEHAAMDLMTRVLPRASFTERGARLLELLSGMAATGIASAHVMDLGGDALELLASVEETAELPVRLRLAPWCMPGAGDEELEWLIAVQREHGRDWRVGGVKLFMDGTVEGGTAWLEHADCHGTGTDAFWPDPAAYSAAVHRLHHAGVGTATHAIGDAAVRHVLDTVEALGARGAGAPVHRIEHIETAPDDQLGRFARLGVAASMQPPHTAYTRADHSDEWSKRLGPERAARAWRCRDLRDAGAVLALGSDWPIASYDARRVLATALAPRGAAAGHGGLTGLMALEGCTTHAALAAGESTTAGRIAVGYRADLTALGVDPVKAPADEIADAPVPLTISSGRITHRT from the coding sequence GTGGCAGCAGCTGACATCGTCCTGACCGGGGCTGCGGTCCGCACCCTGGACCCGTCCCGCCCGTACGCGGACGCGGTCGCCGTCAAGGACGGACTGATCGTCGCGGTCGGCGGTGCCGCGGACCTGCGGGAGTGGCAGGGGCCCGGCACCGAGACGGTCGAGCTGGCCGGGGCCACCCTGGTCCCCGGGCTGACCGACGCCCACAGCCACCCCGTCTGGGGCCTTGAGCTGGCCTCGGGCACGGATCTGTCGGCGGTCACCGACCTGGCGGCCCTTCGCGTCGCGCTGCGGGGTGCCGAGCGCCGCGAGGGCTGGGTGCTGGCCTGGGGTCTCAACCACAACGCCTTCGGCGGGCGGGAGCCGCACCACGCCCTCATCGAGGAGGCGCTCGACGGGGCGCCCGCCTTCATCCGCCTCTACGACGGCCACTCCGTGCTGGTCAGCGCGGCCGGGCTGCGGGCGGCCGGGATCCACGGGCCCCGGGAGTTCGTCCAGCGGGCGAGCGTGGTGTGCGACGCCGAAGGCCGGCCGACCGGGCATCTGATCGAACACGCCGCCATGGACCTGATGACCCGGGTGCTGCCGCGCGCCTCCTTCACGGAGCGCGGCGCCAGACTGCTGGAGCTGCTGTCCGGGATGGCGGCGACCGGTATCGCCTCGGCGCATGTGATGGACCTCGGCGGGGACGCCCTGGAACTGCTGGCGTCCGTCGAGGAGACGGCGGAGCTGCCGGTACGGCTCCGCCTCGCGCCCTGGTGCATGCCCGGCGCCGGGGACGAGGAACTGGAGTGGCTGATCGCCGTCCAGCGGGAGCACGGGCGTGACTGGCGGGTCGGCGGGGTGAAGCTCTTCATGGACGGCACCGTCGAGGGCGGTACGGCGTGGCTGGAGCACGCCGACTGCCACGGCACCGGTACGGACGCCTTCTGGCCGGACCCGGCGGCCTACAGCGCCGCCGTGCACCGGCTGCACCATGCGGGGGTCGGCACCGCGACCCATGCCATCGGTGACGCCGCCGTACGGCATGTCCTGGACACCGTCGAGGCGCTCGGCGCGCGGGGGGCCGGGGCGCCGGTCCACCGCATCGAGCACATCGAGACCGCCCCCGACGACCAGCTCGGGCGGTTCGCCCGGCTCGGAGTGGCCGCGTCGATGCAGCCGCCGCACACCGCTTACACCCGCGCCGACCACAGCGACGAATGGTCGAAGCGGCTCGGCCCCGAACGGGCCGCCCGTGCCTGGCGCTGCCGCGATCTGCGGGACGCCGGTGCGGTGCTGGCACTGGGCTCCGACTGGCCCATCGCGTCCTACGACGCCCGCCGGGTACTGGCGACCGCGCTCGCCCCGAGGGGCGCGGCGGCCGGACACGGCGGACTGACGGGCCTGATGGCGCTGGAGGGCTGCACCACCCACGCGGCCCTCGCGGCGGGCGAATCCACCACCGCGGGCCGGATCGCGGTGGGCTACCGCGCCGACCTCACCGCCCTGGGCGTCGACCCCGTGAAGGCCCCCGCCGACGAGATCGCGGACGCCCCGGTCCCCCTGACGATCAGCTCCGGCCGCATCACCCACCGCACCTGA
- a CDS encoding ATP-grasp domain-containing protein: MSTDQHTPRRILVTGVGANPGFGLTRSLIRLGHTVIAADANRLAPGFLLPSAVPWVIPLADDPDYPDVMAGLCRDLAVEAVVAGIEPDLEPLTQMVPELDAGGVRLWLPDAGSVRACTDKALFHEVLTEHGIATPRTWQPQEIDQVPDGVELVVKPRRGHGAQNIHFVRRREHARVLCELVPEPIVQERIYGSEFTADCLVDRTERASLILRRRDLVKGGLAVVSTTFEDPNVRDLVVRTLGVIGARGVCCVQGFVSGDGTITITELNLRIAGGFPLTEAAGADLVGQMVNGLFGLPVDHRRLTYRTGVFLTSYIETLAVGDVAELGCTAVARGEVR; encoded by the coding sequence ATGTCCACTGACCAGCACACCCCGCGCAGAATCCTGGTGACCGGTGTTGGCGCCAACCCGGGCTTCGGGTTGACCCGCAGCCTTATCCGCCTGGGTCACACGGTCATCGCGGCCGACGCGAACCGGCTCGCCCCCGGCTTTCTGCTCCCCTCTGCAGTGCCCTGGGTCATCCCCCTCGCCGACGACCCCGACTACCCCGACGTGATGGCCGGCCTGTGTCGGGATCTGGCAGTGGAGGCAGTGGTGGCCGGGATCGAGCCGGACCTGGAGCCTTTGACGCAGATGGTGCCCGAACTGGATGCCGGAGGAGTGCGCCTGTGGCTCCCGGACGCTGGGTCGGTGCGCGCCTGCACCGACAAGGCCCTCTTCCACGAGGTGCTGACCGAGCACGGCATCGCGACCCCGCGTACTTGGCAGCCGCAGGAGATCGACCAGGTTCCCGACGGCGTTGAGCTGGTCGTCAAGCCCCGGCGCGGCCACGGCGCGCAAAACATCCATTTCGTCCGCCGCCGGGAGCACGCGCGGGTTTTGTGCGAGCTCGTCCCGGAACCCATAGTGCAGGAGCGGATCTACGGCTCCGAGTTCACGGCGGACTGCCTGGTGGACCGGACCGAACGCGCGTCGCTCATTCTGCGCCGTCGGGATCTGGTCAAGGGGGGCCTCGCCGTGGTGTCCACCACGTTCGAAGATCCGAACGTGCGTGACCTCGTGGTGCGGACGCTGGGCGTCATCGGTGCCCGTGGGGTCTGCTGCGTACAGGGATTCGTCTCCGGCGACGGCACGATCACGATCACCGAGCTGAACCTGCGGATCGCCGGTGGCTTCCCGCTGACCGAGGCGGCCGGAGCGGACCTCGTCGGTCAGATGGTCAATGGCCTGTTCGGCCTGCCAGTCGATCACCGCCGCCTCACCTACCGGACCGGCGTGTTCCTGACCAGCTACATCGAGACCCTGGCCGTCGGCGACGTAGCCGAGCTTGGGTGCACTGCCGTAGCGAGGGGAGAAGTACGGTGA